The stretch of DNA ACTGGTGGTAGAGATAAAAGAATCtctattttcaattatggCGAGAGACAGTCAAGAAATACTCCACAAAACTTGATCAACACTTATGGTCCTGTTGTGAAGGTCAGATGGAGTACATATACAAATACAGAAGAAACTGCAGAAGAATTCgaagaaaacaaacaagCAAAACCAAATACATTATATAATTACGATATTGCGTGTCTGTATCTAAACGATGATCCTACCATCACGATTTACAATTTAGGAAGAAAATTTATcccaaaacaaataatccATTCCAAAAAACCCATTCAGAACTTTATATGGGCACGAAATGAAACTAGATCCCGAAAAATTTGGACGATATCCAAATCTAGCACTTTTAGTTCTTACAACCTTGATAGATTGGAAGACAGTGACGTCAGTCGGCCAATAGAAGATTTGAATAACATTGCCATGACCTGGGATAACAACAACGATTTCTGTGCGGTTAGTCAAGCAAGGTATGATTATGATCTAGAGACTTATGAGAATGGCATTAATGAAACCACTGAGGAAAATTTTGATGCAGAGAGGAATTATAGTCTCGGCAATGAAGAGTTAATTCACAGCCAAGCAAATTCTCTTACCGCATCCCCGGTTGATAAGCCACAATTAACGAGATCTTTGACATTTAACCCAGCACTGCTgttttcaacattttctCCAGTTCTTGTAGCTAGAGCTGCCACCGGTTTTTTGCAGAACGACCTGGccacatcatcatcgtctATTCCAAATATGCAAGTGTCATCTTCGAGACCTAAGTTGACTCGCAACACATCCCAAACAACTCAAGATTCGTCTTCTTCTCAATTTGCTTCAGTTTTACCACCTCCATCTGCCTCCCAAACTTATTCTAGCCCGCAgtataaaaagaataatcCACCTCGCTTTATGAATAATCCAGCTTATGTCATACCAGTGTCGATTCCAATTCCTGCAAATGATGAATACGTTTTTAGAAAATTGTCAAGCGAGTCTTTAGTGAGCACCCCAGATGGTTTTACATTGGTAGATGTGTGTTTATTAAATGCTTCTGTTGCTGCTAGTGTTGGTAACAATAGAACAAGTCAAATTTGGAGACTTTTGGCAGTCAGCATACAAGAGGAATTTGAGTCAGGGATTGAACCAAGGAGAATCTATGCCTTTCAACCAGAAGCTATCAATAAGCTACCCCAAGACGTACAGGAGACATCGACAAACGCTAATGACACACTCCACGCAGAGACTACCAACAgcaattttgttgaatcatTCAAATCCACATCAACTCTGGGCTCGCAGTTTGGCAAACAAAGTGACAAGGATGAGAGAAAATTGCAAAGCAAAAATAGTTCCGGTAATCTAATGGATATGATTAATAAGGCCAACAGAACGAACAGCTTTTCGGCGACaagttttaaatttaaagaaCAGGAGCGCAAAGAGGACGAATCACAGAAAGCCCAAAGCATTAAGGATGAGAACGAAAGAGCAAGTATACACTCCAAATCAGCCCCAATTCTGATTAGTTCCCACCCAGAGGATTTGGATGATGAAAACATGGGTAGCAACAACTCTGCCGCGTTAAAGTTTAGTCCACCTTCAGTAGGAGTGTCCATTCCATCAACCAGAATAATTTCAAGCTCGTTGGCTTCGTCTCCAAAATCAGTAAGAGGGCCAAGTGGTGTAAAACTGCACATTAGCAGGAGTCGACCCTCTCCGCCTGTACAGACGTGgttgaaacaaaagaatTTGGAAGTGTCCAACGGGCTGGCAATGGCTAGTACTTCAGGATTATCTTTGACATTAAAGAGAAACAAAACCAACGAGGAAGGTGATCAGCTCACCAAAGCTTGGAAGTTTAAAAGCTTGTTAAGAAAATCTTTAGATTATGCCACTCTTCAAGGAGACATAATTTTCTGCTCGACAGCAGCACTACTATTTTATGATATTGTTCCTGAAATAATATCACAATTCGAATGCTTGGAGTGGCTAGGTATTTACATTGAGGTTTTGCAAAGAAAGCGATTATTCGTTAATGCTATAAATGTAATAAAATGTGCTACAGCAGATATACAggaaaaattacaaaagtTGTATTGCCAGGACTTGAGTTTGCGGTTTTATTGTTCCAACTGTCAGGCATTATTagttaatgaaaaatccaAGTTTTCTGGCAAGGGTGAGTTTGGGTATTGGTATTGTGATGAGTGTAGCAAATTACAGCTGCAGTGTGTTTACTGCAATGAGCCATGCAAGGGTTTGGCGGTAACTGTAGGGTTGAAGTGTGGGCATCATGGTCATTTTGGATGTCTAAAAGAATGGTTTATTGAAGACCAAAACACCGAATGCCCAGGTGGGTGTGGCTACCAGATAATATAGTAAGAAAATCATATCAATACCACATCTccaatatcaatatatcTTTTGACTAGGCTGTATTTCACCACGTAGACTCccttttttattaattctaAATCTATCTCTGTAGCACCGTCGTAATCTAGTAATATTGGGACTTCCAGGGTACATTTGATAAACACAGGCTGGTCTAAATCTGGCTCAACGATCATTGATTGTCCACCACTGGTGTCATCCAAATAGGTCAACATTTGTGGTAGTTTTTTGAGGAAACAGTTGTTATATAATTGAGTCAAAATCTGGAAATATTTGTGTATATAATCTCTTTCCTCTTTGGacaataaattatcattttgaCTGCTTTCATTGATGTAAAAAATAGTAAATTTATTCAACTTACTCAATCGAGTTCGTATGTATAA from Candida albicans SC5314 chromosome R, complete sequence encodes:
- the SLD5 gene encoding DNA replication protein (Putative GINS complex subunit; cell-cycle regulated periodic mRNA expression); its protein translation is MDIDDILKEFEESSKDEKISSKTSSINLYQDLLRAMINERMAPELLPYKQDLMSTVLTMMSNQQQYLLESHEYGDMNGDSGVLSGDFKLQLMIIETDLERLNYIVRLYIRTRLSKLNKFTIFYINESSQNDNLLSKEERDYIHKYFQILTQLYNNCFLKKLPQMLTYLDDTSGGQSMIVEPDLDQPVFIKCTSEVPILLDYDGATEIDLELIKKGVYVVKYSLVKRYIDIGDVVLI
- a CDS encoding uncharacterized protein (Ortholog(s) have role in positive regulation of TORC1 signaling and Seh1-associated complex, cytosol, extrinsic component of fungal-type vacuolar membrane, ribosome localization), whose amino-acid sequence is MSQSNSHGQSNLAKFAFNIYGTLSTNSSTPQSHEISPSSSLSSSRSKKQTSQYNTQDTNNNRLSYYCDKEIISLSQLNCSLSIGGYSGDLQHHVVIGGKNYLRLLCVSESQQRIISGINLLESKSIYNSRAPNKLINVNTIKTFADTIATGLSNGVVSIYKISPNGQSKVTGKYSDHNRTINSLDFIESENQLLSGSQDGTIKLWDLRSSSTKPVMTVQANLHSDPIRACQYSPHSAVRNKICVLSVHDSGALCKFDLRTKSGGKVYSPEKKWNLHTGPALSLHIHPEKELVVTGGRDKRISIFNYGERQSRNTPQNLINTYGPVVKVRWSTYTNTEETAEEFEENKQAKPNTLYNYDIACSYLNDDPTITIYNLGRKFIPKQIIHSKKPIQNFIWARNETRSRKIWTISKSSTFSSYNLDRLEDSDVSRPIEDLNNIAMTWDNNNDFCAVSQARYDYDLETYENGINETTEENFDAERNYSLGNEELIHSQANSLTASPVDKPQLTRSLTFNPASSFSTFSPVLVARAATGFLQNDSATSSSSIPNMQVSSSRPKLTRNTSQTTQDSSSSQFASVLPPPSASQTYSSPQYKKNNPPRFMNNPAYVIPVSIPIPANDEYVFRKLSSESLVSTPDGFTLVDVCLLNASVAASVGNNRTSQIWRLLAVSIQEEFESGIEPRRIYAFQPEAINKLPQDVQETSTNANDTLHAETTNSNFVESFKSTSTSGSQFGKQSDKDERKLQSKNSSGNLMDMINKANRTNSFSATSFKFKEQERKEDESQKAQSIKDENERASIHSKSAPISISSHPEDLDDENMGSNNSAALKFSPPSVGVSIPSTRIISSSLASSPKSVRGPSGVKSHISRSRPSPPVQTWLKQKNLEVSNGSAMASTSGLSLTLKRNKTNEEGDQLTKAWKFKSLLRKSLDYATLQGDIIFCSTAALLFYDIVPEIISQFECLEWLGIYIEVLQRKRLFVNAINVIKCATADIQEKLQKLYCQDLSLRFYCSNCQALLVNEKSKFSGKGEFGYWYCDECSKLQSQCVYCNEPCKGLAVTVGLKCGHHGHFGCLKEWFIEDQNTECPGGCGYQII